Proteins from a genomic interval of Euleptes europaea isolate rEulEur1 chromosome 16, rEulEur1.hap1, whole genome shotgun sequence:
- the LIMS1 gene encoding LIM and senescent cell antigen-like-containing domain protein 1 isoform X4 yields the protein MTALQLKELSYSGLYRRRRDRPDSLGLHGLPEQKLSNMANALANAMCERCRGGFAPAEKIVNSNGELYHEQCFVCAQCFQQFPEGLFYEFEGRKYCEHDFQMLFAPCCHQCGEFIIGRVIKAMNNSWHPECFCCDICQQVLADIGFVKNAGRHLCRPCHNREKARGLGKYICQKCHAIIEEQPLIFKNDPYHPDHFNCANCGKELTVDARELKGELYCLPCHDKMGVPICGACRRPIEGRVVNAMGKQWHVEHFVCAKCEKPFLGHRHYERKGLAYCETHYNQLFGDVCFHCNRVIEGDVVSALNKAWCVNCFACSTCNTKLTLKNKFVEFDMKPVCKKCYEKFPLELKKRLKKLAETLGRK from the exons ATGACTGCGTTGCAGCTGAAAGAATTATCGTATTCAGGTCTGTACAGAAGGAGACGGGATCGTCCAGATAGCTTGGGACTTCACGGGTTACCTGAGCAGAAGCTAAG CAACATGGCGAACGCTCTTGCCAATGCTATGTGTGAGCGCTGTCGAGGAGGCTTCGCACCTGCGGAGAAGATTGTGAACAGCAATGGTGAGCTGTATCATGAACAGTGTTTTGTGTGTGCCCAGTGCTTCCAGCAATTCCCTGAAGGACTCTTTTATGAG TTCGAAGGAAGGAAATATTGTGAACATGACTTTCAGATGCTGTTTGCCCCGTGCTGCCATCAGTGTG GGGAATTCATTATTGGTCGTGTCATTAAAGCTATGAACAATAGCTGGCATCCAGAATGTTTCTGCTGTGATATCTGCCAACAGGTACTGGCAGACATTGGATTTGTGAAGAACGCTGGCAG GCACCTTTGCCGTCCCTGCCACAATCGAGAGAAAGCCAGGGGCCTGGGCAAGTACATTTGCCAGAAATGCCATGCCATCATCGAGGAACAACCTCTCATCTTCAAGAATGACCCTTATCATCCAGATCACTTCAACTGTGCCAACTGCGG AAAAGAACTTACTGTTGATGCTCGAGAACTGAAGGGGGAGTTGTACTGCTTGCCTTGCCATGACAAAATGGGGGTCCCCATCTGTGGAGCTTGCAGGAGACCCATTGAAGGGCGAGTGGTGAATGCAATGGGCAAACAGTGGCACGTTGAG caTTTTGTTTGTGCGAAGTGTGAGAAACCATTCCTAGGCCACCGCCACTATGAGAGAAAGGGACTGGCATATTGTGAAACCCATTACAATCAG CTGTTTGGTGATGTTTGCTTCCACTGCAATCGCGTGATTGAAGGAGATG TTGTCTCAGCCTTGAATAAGGCCTGGTGTGTCAACTGCTTCGCATGCTCCACTTGCAACACTAAGTTAACTCTCAA AAACAAATTTGTGGAATTTGACATGAAGCCTGTCTGTAAGAAGTGCTATGAGAAGTTTCCTCTGGAGCTCAAGAAAAGACTGAAGAAATTAGCAGAAACTCTGGGAAGGAAGTGA
- the LIMS1 gene encoding LIM and senescent cell antigen-like-containing domain protein 1 isoform X2 produces the protein MEFQSRGRSYVIPENEEISHAPQTVHNDHGNEGERAVSKLQRRHSDIKVYKEICDFYARFNMANALANAMCERCRGGFAPAEKIVNSNGELYHEQCFVCAQCFQQFPEGLFYEFEGRKYCEHDFQMLFAPCCHQCGEFIIGRVIKAMNNSWHPECFCCDICQQVLADIGFVKNAGRHLCRPCHNREKARGLGKYICQKCHAIIEEQPLIFKNDPYHPDHFNCANCGKELTVDARELKGELYCLPCHDKMGVPICGACRRPIEGRVVNAMGKQWHVEHFVCAKCEKPFLGHRHYERKGLAYCETHYNQLFGDVCFHCNRVIEGDVVSALNKAWCVNCFACSTCNTKLTLKNKFVEFDMKPVCKKCYEKFPLELKKRLKKLAETLGRK, from the exons ATGGAATTCCAAAGCCGAGGGCGCTCCTATGTCATTCCAGAGAATGAAGAAATCTCGCACGCTCCTCAGACTGTGCACAATGACCATGGAAATGAAGGCGAGAGAGCAGTGTCAAAACTGCAACGTAGGCACAGTGACATAAAAGTATACAAAGAGATATGCGACTTTTATGCAAGATT CAACATGGCGAACGCTCTTGCCAATGCTATGTGTGAGCGCTGTCGAGGAGGCTTCGCACCTGCGGAGAAGATTGTGAACAGCAATGGTGAGCTGTATCATGAACAGTGTTTTGTGTGTGCCCAGTGCTTCCAGCAATTCCCTGAAGGACTCTTTTATGAG TTCGAAGGAAGGAAATATTGTGAACATGACTTTCAGATGCTGTTTGCCCCGTGCTGCCATCAGTGTG GGGAATTCATTATTGGTCGTGTCATTAAAGCTATGAACAATAGCTGGCATCCAGAATGTTTCTGCTGTGATATCTGCCAACAGGTACTGGCAGACATTGGATTTGTGAAGAACGCTGGCAG GCACCTTTGCCGTCCCTGCCACAATCGAGAGAAAGCCAGGGGCCTGGGCAAGTACATTTGCCAGAAATGCCATGCCATCATCGAGGAACAACCTCTCATCTTCAAGAATGACCCTTATCATCCAGATCACTTCAACTGTGCCAACTGCGG AAAAGAACTTACTGTTGATGCTCGAGAACTGAAGGGGGAGTTGTACTGCTTGCCTTGCCATGACAAAATGGGGGTCCCCATCTGTGGAGCTTGCAGGAGACCCATTGAAGGGCGAGTGGTGAATGCAATGGGCAAACAGTGGCACGTTGAG caTTTTGTTTGTGCGAAGTGTGAGAAACCATTCCTAGGCCACCGCCACTATGAGAGAAAGGGACTGGCATATTGTGAAACCCATTACAATCAG CTGTTTGGTGATGTTTGCTTCCACTGCAATCGCGTGATTGAAGGAGATG TTGTCTCAGCCTTGAATAAGGCCTGGTGTGTCAACTGCTTCGCATGCTCCACTTGCAACACTAAGTTAACTCTCAA AAACAAATTTGTGGAATTTGACATGAAGCCTGTCTGTAAGAAGTGCTATGAGAAGTTTCCTCTGGAGCTCAAGAAAAGACTGAAGAAATTAGCAGAAACTCTGGGAAGGAAGTGA
- the LIMS1 gene encoding LIM and senescent cell antigen-like-containing domain protein 1 isoform X3, which yields MTALQLKELSYSGLYRRRRDRPDSLGLHGLPEQKLSNMANALANAMCERCRGGFAPAEKIVNSNGELYHEQCFVCAQCFQQFPEGLFYEFEGRKYCEHDFQMLFAPCCHQCGEFIIGRVIKAMNNSWHPECFCCDICQQVLADIGFVKNAGRHLCRPCHNREKARGLGKYICQKCHAIIEEQPLIFKNDPYHPDHFNCANCGKELTVDARELKGELYCLPCHDKMGVPICGACRRPIEGRVVNAMGKQWHVEHFVCAKCEKPFLGHRHYERKGLAYCETHYNQLFGDVCFHCNRVIEGDVVSALNKAWCVNCFACSTCNTKLTLKDKFVEIDLKPVCKHCYDQMPEEFKRRLAKREREAKDKDKIKKKKPACL from the exons ATGACTGCGTTGCAGCTGAAAGAATTATCGTATTCAGGTCTGTACAGAAGGAGACGGGATCGTCCAGATAGCTTGGGACTTCACGGGTTACCTGAGCAGAAGCTAAG CAACATGGCGAACGCTCTTGCCAATGCTATGTGTGAGCGCTGTCGAGGAGGCTTCGCACCTGCGGAGAAGATTGTGAACAGCAATGGTGAGCTGTATCATGAACAGTGTTTTGTGTGTGCCCAGTGCTTCCAGCAATTCCCTGAAGGACTCTTTTATGAG TTCGAAGGAAGGAAATATTGTGAACATGACTTTCAGATGCTGTTTGCCCCGTGCTGCCATCAGTGTG GGGAATTCATTATTGGTCGTGTCATTAAAGCTATGAACAATAGCTGGCATCCAGAATGTTTCTGCTGTGATATCTGCCAACAGGTACTGGCAGACATTGGATTTGTGAAGAACGCTGGCAG GCACCTTTGCCGTCCCTGCCACAATCGAGAGAAAGCCAGGGGCCTGGGCAAGTACATTTGCCAGAAATGCCATGCCATCATCGAGGAACAACCTCTCATCTTCAAGAATGACCCTTATCATCCAGATCACTTCAACTGTGCCAACTGCGG AAAAGAACTTACTGTTGATGCTCGAGAACTGAAGGGGGAGTTGTACTGCTTGCCTTGCCATGACAAAATGGGGGTCCCCATCTGTGGAGCTTGCAGGAGACCCATTGAAGGGCGAGTGGTGAATGCAATGGGCAAACAGTGGCACGTTGAG caTTTTGTTTGTGCGAAGTGTGAGAAACCATTCCTAGGCCACCGCCACTATGAGAGAAAGGGACTGGCATATTGTGAAACCCATTACAATCAG CTGTTTGGTGATGTTTGCTTCCACTGCAATCGCGTGATTGAAGGAGATG TTGTCTCAGCCTTGAATAAGGCCTGGTGTGTCAACTGCTTCGCATGCTCCACTTGCAACACTAAGTTAACTCTCAA GGACAAGTTTGTAGAAATCGATCTCAAACCTGTCTGCAAACACTGTTATGACCAAATGCCTGAAGAGTTTAAGCGGAGACTTGCCAAACGGGAGCGAGAAGCAAAGGATAAAGacaaaatcaaaaagaaaaagccAGCATGTCTGTAA
- the LIMS1 gene encoding LIM and senescent cell antigen-like-containing domain protein 1 isoform X1, with product MEFQSRGRSYVIPENEEISHAPQTVHNDHGNEGERAVSKLQRRHSDIKVYKEICDFYARFNMANALANAMCERCRGGFAPAEKIVNSNGELYHEQCFVCAQCFQQFPEGLFYEFEGRKYCEHDFQMLFAPCCHQCGEFIIGRVIKAMNNSWHPECFCCDICQQVLADIGFVKNAGRHLCRPCHNREKARGLGKYICQKCHAIIEEQPLIFKNDPYHPDHFNCANCGKELTVDARELKGELYCLPCHDKMGVPICGACRRPIEGRVVNAMGKQWHVEHFVCAKCEKPFLGHRHYERKGLAYCETHYNQLFGDVCFHCNRVIEGDVVSALNKAWCVNCFACSTCNTKLTLKDKFVEIDLKPVCKHCYDQMPEEFKRRLAKREREAKDKDKIKKKKPACL from the exons ATGGAATTCCAAAGCCGAGGGCGCTCCTATGTCATTCCAGAGAATGAAGAAATCTCGCACGCTCCTCAGACTGTGCACAATGACCATGGAAATGAAGGCGAGAGAGCAGTGTCAAAACTGCAACGTAGGCACAGTGACATAAAAGTATACAAAGAGATATGCGACTTTTATGCAAGATT CAACATGGCGAACGCTCTTGCCAATGCTATGTGTGAGCGCTGTCGAGGAGGCTTCGCACCTGCGGAGAAGATTGTGAACAGCAATGGTGAGCTGTATCATGAACAGTGTTTTGTGTGTGCCCAGTGCTTCCAGCAATTCCCTGAAGGACTCTTTTATGAG TTCGAAGGAAGGAAATATTGTGAACATGACTTTCAGATGCTGTTTGCCCCGTGCTGCCATCAGTGTG GGGAATTCATTATTGGTCGTGTCATTAAAGCTATGAACAATAGCTGGCATCCAGAATGTTTCTGCTGTGATATCTGCCAACAGGTACTGGCAGACATTGGATTTGTGAAGAACGCTGGCAG GCACCTTTGCCGTCCCTGCCACAATCGAGAGAAAGCCAGGGGCCTGGGCAAGTACATTTGCCAGAAATGCCATGCCATCATCGAGGAACAACCTCTCATCTTCAAGAATGACCCTTATCATCCAGATCACTTCAACTGTGCCAACTGCGG AAAAGAACTTACTGTTGATGCTCGAGAACTGAAGGGGGAGTTGTACTGCTTGCCTTGCCATGACAAAATGGGGGTCCCCATCTGTGGAGCTTGCAGGAGACCCATTGAAGGGCGAGTGGTGAATGCAATGGGCAAACAGTGGCACGTTGAG caTTTTGTTTGTGCGAAGTGTGAGAAACCATTCCTAGGCCACCGCCACTATGAGAGAAAGGGACTGGCATATTGTGAAACCCATTACAATCAG CTGTTTGGTGATGTTTGCTTCCACTGCAATCGCGTGATTGAAGGAGATG TTGTCTCAGCCTTGAATAAGGCCTGGTGTGTCAACTGCTTCGCATGCTCCACTTGCAACACTAAGTTAACTCTCAA GGACAAGTTTGTAGAAATCGATCTCAAACCTGTCTGCAAACACTGTTATGACCAAATGCCTGAAGAGTTTAAGCGGAGACTTGCCAAACGGGAGCGAGAAGCAAAGGATAAAGacaaaatcaaaaagaaaaagccAGCATGTCTGTAA